A stretch of the Medicago truncatula cultivar Jemalong A17 chromosome 5, MtrunA17r5.0-ANR, whole genome shotgun sequence genome encodes the following:
- the LOC112421960 gene encoding transcription factor TGA7 isoform X1 codes for MGSSRTINSGISLFEIEYGRWIEEQDRQNEELRNALQTNASDIQLHLLVESSLNQYSNLFRMKAEAAKIDSLYLISGAWKKPLERLFLWFGGSCPSQLLNIVVPKLDALTDQQIVNVNNLRLSSLQAEDALTEGLEKLQQSMINNIQADPLDFGNYGFQMAAAAIEKVEALESFVNQADHLRQQTLVYMSRILTIVQAAQGLLAMGDYFHRLRTCSSLWTSRSSGISLFEIEYGRWIEEQDRQNKELRNALHNNASDIQLHLLVESSLNQYSNLFRMKAEAAKTDVFYLISGVWKKPLERLFLWFGGYHPSQLLNIIVPKVDALTDQQIVDINNLRLSILQAEEALTQVLEKIKQSMISSIQADPMDFGNHGFQMAAAMDKVEAVPSFIIQADHLRQETLVQMSHILTIRQAAQGFLAMGGYFHLLRNFRTRLMSKI; via the exons ATGGGATCATCCAGAACAATAAACTCAG GGATATCtttgtttgaaattgaatatggACGTTGGATTGAAGAACAAGATCGACAAAACGAAGAACTAAGAAATGCATTGCAAACTAATGCATCTGATATACAACTTCATCTACTTGTCGAGAGTAGCTTGAACCAATACTCAAATCTTTTCAGAATGAAAGCAGAAGCTGCAAAGATTGATTCTTTATATTTAATCTCTGGCGCATGGAAGAAGCCGTTAGAACGCCTTTTTCTTTGGTTTGGAGGATCCTGTCCGTCACAGCTTCTAAAC ATCGTTGTACCGAAGCTCGATGCTTTAACTGATCAACAAATTGTTAACGTTAACAACCTTCGTTTATCCTCTCTTCAAGCTGAAGATGCTCTAACAGAAGGGTTAGAAAAACTACAGCAGAGTATGATCAACAACATTCAAGCTGATCCACTGGATTTTGGAAACTACGGCTTTCAGATGGCAGCTGCTGCCATTGAGAAAGTTGAAGCATTAGAAAGTTTTGTAAACCAG GCAGATCACCTCAGGCAACAAACTCTGGTGTACATGTCTCGTATCTTGACAATTGTGCAAGCTGCTCAAGGCTTGCTGGCTATGGGGGATTACTTTCACCGTCTTCGCACTTGTAGTTCTTTGTGGACTTCTCGTTCAT CAGGTATCTCTTTATTTGAAATCGAATATGGACGCTGGATTGAAGAGCAAGATAGACAAAACAAAGAACTAAGAAATGCTTTGCATAATAATGCATCTGATATACAACTTCATCTACTTGTTGAGAGTAGCTTGAACCAATACTCAAATCTTTTCAGAATGAAAGCAGAAGCTGCAAAGACTGATGTTTTCTATTTAATCTCTGGCGTATGGAAGAAGCCGTTAGAACGCCTTTTTCTTTGGTTTGGAGGATACCATCCATCACAGCTTCTAAAT ATCATTGTTCCCAAGGTTGATGCTTTAACTGATCAACAAATTGTTGACATTAACAATCTCCGCTTATCCATTCTGCAAGCTGAAGAGGCTCTAACACAAGTGTTAGAAAAAATCAAGCAGAGTATGATCAGCAGCATTCAAGCTGATCCCATGGATTTCGGAAACCACGGCTTTCAGATGGCTGCTGCCATGGACAAAGTAGAAGCAGTACCATCTTTTATAATCCAG GCAGATCACCTTAGGCAAGAAACTCTGGTGCAGATGTCTCACATCCTAACAATTAGGCAAGCAGCTCAAGGTTTTTTGGCTATGGGGGGATACTTTCACTTGCTTCGTAATTTTAGGACTCGTTTGATGTCCAAGATATAA
- the LOC112421960 gene encoding transcription factor TGA7 isoform X2, with protein sequence MGSSRTINSGISLFEIEYGRWIEEQDRQNEELRNALQTNASDIQLHLLVESSLNQYSNLFRMKAEAAKIDSLYLISGAWKKPLERLFLWFGGSCPSQLLNIVVPKLDALTDQQIVNVNNLRLSSLQAEDALTEGLEKLQQSMINNIQADPLDFGNYGFQMAAAAIEKVEALESFVNQADHLRQQTLVYMSRILTIVQAAQGLLAMGDYFHRLRTCSSLWTSRSCISLFEIEYGRWIEEQDRQNKELRNALHNNASDIQLHLLVESSLNQYSNLFRMKAEAAKTDVFYLISGVWKKPLERLFLWFGGYHPSQLLNIIVPKVDALTDQQIVDINNLRLSILQAEEALTQVLEKIKQSMISSIQADPMDFGNHGFQMAAAMDKVEAVPSFIIQADHLRQETLVQMSHILTIRQAAQGFLAMGGYFHLLRNFRTRLMSKI encoded by the exons ATGGGATCATCCAGAACAATAAACTCAG GGATATCtttgtttgaaattgaatatggACGTTGGATTGAAGAACAAGATCGACAAAACGAAGAACTAAGAAATGCATTGCAAACTAATGCATCTGATATACAACTTCATCTACTTGTCGAGAGTAGCTTGAACCAATACTCAAATCTTTTCAGAATGAAAGCAGAAGCTGCAAAGATTGATTCTTTATATTTAATCTCTGGCGCATGGAAGAAGCCGTTAGAACGCCTTTTTCTTTGGTTTGGAGGATCCTGTCCGTCACAGCTTCTAAAC ATCGTTGTACCGAAGCTCGATGCTTTAACTGATCAACAAATTGTTAACGTTAACAACCTTCGTTTATCCTCTCTTCAAGCTGAAGATGCTCTAACAGAAGGGTTAGAAAAACTACAGCAGAGTATGATCAACAACATTCAAGCTGATCCACTGGATTTTGGAAACTACGGCTTTCAGATGGCAGCTGCTGCCATTGAGAAAGTTGAAGCATTAGAAAGTTTTGTAAACCAG GCAGATCACCTCAGGCAACAAACTCTGGTGTACATGTCTCGTATCTTGACAATTGTGCAAGCTGCTCAAGGCTTGCTGGCTATGGGGGATTACTTTCACCGTCTTCGCACTTGTAGTTCTTTGTGGACTTCTCGTTCAT GTATCTCTTTATTTGAAATCGAATATGGACGCTGGATTGAAGAGCAAGATAGACAAAACAAAGAACTAAGAAATGCTTTGCATAATAATGCATCTGATATACAACTTCATCTACTTGTTGAGAGTAGCTTGAACCAATACTCAAATCTTTTCAGAATGAAAGCAGAAGCTGCAAAGACTGATGTTTTCTATTTAATCTCTGGCGTATGGAAGAAGCCGTTAGAACGCCTTTTTCTTTGGTTTGGAGGATACCATCCATCACAGCTTCTAAAT ATCATTGTTCCCAAGGTTGATGCTTTAACTGATCAACAAATTGTTGACATTAACAATCTCCGCTTATCCATTCTGCAAGCTGAAGAGGCTCTAACACAAGTGTTAGAAAAAATCAAGCAGAGTATGATCAGCAGCATTCAAGCTGATCCCATGGATTTCGGAAACCACGGCTTTCAGATGGCTGCTGCCATGGACAAAGTAGAAGCAGTACCATCTTTTATAATCCAG GCAGATCACCTTAGGCAAGAAACTCTGGTGCAGATGTCTCACATCCTAACAATTAGGCAAGCAGCTCAAGGTTTTTTGGCTATGGGGGGATACTTTCACTTGCTTCGTAATTTTAGGACTCGTTTGATGTCCAAGATATAA
- the LOC112421960 gene encoding transcription factor TGA7 isoform X3, whose protein sequence is MGSSRTINSGISLFEIEYGRWIEEQDRQNEELRNALQTNASDIQLHLLVESSLNQYSNLFRMKAEAAKIDSLYLISGAWKKPLERLFLWFGGSCPSQLLNIVVPKLDALTDQQIVNVNNLRLSSLQAEDALTEGLEKLQQSMINNIQADPLDFGNYGFQMAAAAIEKVEALESFVNQADHLRQQTLVYMSRILTIVQAAQGLLAMGDYFHRLRTCSSLWTSRSSGISLFEIEYGRWIEEQDRQNKELRNALHNNASDIQLHLLVESSLNQYSNLFRMKAEAAKTDVFYLISGVWKKPLERLFLWFGGYHPSQLLNIIVPKVDALTDQQIVDINNLRLSILQAEEALTQVLEKIKQSMISSIQADPMDFGNHGFQMAAAMDKVEAVPSFIIQITLGKKLWCRCLTS, encoded by the exons ATGGGATCATCCAGAACAATAAACTCAG GGATATCtttgtttgaaattgaatatggACGTTGGATTGAAGAACAAGATCGACAAAACGAAGAACTAAGAAATGCATTGCAAACTAATGCATCTGATATACAACTTCATCTACTTGTCGAGAGTAGCTTGAACCAATACTCAAATCTTTTCAGAATGAAAGCAGAAGCTGCAAAGATTGATTCTTTATATTTAATCTCTGGCGCATGGAAGAAGCCGTTAGAACGCCTTTTTCTTTGGTTTGGAGGATCCTGTCCGTCACAGCTTCTAAAC ATCGTTGTACCGAAGCTCGATGCTTTAACTGATCAACAAATTGTTAACGTTAACAACCTTCGTTTATCCTCTCTTCAAGCTGAAGATGCTCTAACAGAAGGGTTAGAAAAACTACAGCAGAGTATGATCAACAACATTCAAGCTGATCCACTGGATTTTGGAAACTACGGCTTTCAGATGGCAGCTGCTGCCATTGAGAAAGTTGAAGCATTAGAAAGTTTTGTAAACCAG GCAGATCACCTCAGGCAACAAACTCTGGTGTACATGTCTCGTATCTTGACAATTGTGCAAGCTGCTCAAGGCTTGCTGGCTATGGGGGATTACTTTCACCGTCTTCGCACTTGTAGTTCTTTGTGGACTTCTCGTTCAT CAGGTATCTCTTTATTTGAAATCGAATATGGACGCTGGATTGAAGAGCAAGATAGACAAAACAAAGAACTAAGAAATGCTTTGCATAATAATGCATCTGATATACAACTTCATCTACTTGTTGAGAGTAGCTTGAACCAATACTCAAATCTTTTCAGAATGAAAGCAGAAGCTGCAAAGACTGATGTTTTCTATTTAATCTCTGGCGTATGGAAGAAGCCGTTAGAACGCCTTTTTCTTTGGTTTGGAGGATACCATCCATCACAGCTTCTAAAT ATCATTGTTCCCAAGGTTGATGCTTTAACTGATCAACAAATTGTTGACATTAACAATCTCCGCTTATCCATTCTGCAAGCTGAAGAGGCTCTAACACAAGTGTTAGAAAAAATCAAGCAGAGTATGATCAGCAGCATTCAAGCTGATCCCATGGATTTCGGAAACCACGGCTTTCAGATGGCTGCTGCCATGGACAAAGTAGAAGCAGTACCATCTTTTATAATCCAG ATCACCTTAGGCAAGAAACTCTGGTGCAGATGTCTCACATCCTAA